In Brienomyrus brachyistius isolate T26 unplaced genomic scaffold, BBRACH_0.4 scaffold41, whole genome shotgun sequence, a single genomic region encodes these proteins:
- the LOC125722661 gene encoding kelch-like protein 10: protein MSCGHLLLNGLCLRALFATGWSDSGKWEYQLPGISPETLRQVIEYAYTYSVVITADNVENLLVAADYLSVLGIVQRCSDFLHEQLCLNNCIGLLKIADVYCVNELHQSAFNFILKNFKEVAISSNEFPELSLEQLSDIIEQDELNVREEDVVFEAILRWIEHEPATREAHISVLLPKIRMARMDPEYFMKIVKANDLVKGNAACRPIISDVLKMIYDLDDESPRSDFERPLIRPRLPADILLAIGGWNFRTTNWTEAYDTRADHWVDITQGQETRQSGHGSVCLNGFVYCFGGYDGHNFTDAVRRFDPVARTWQHMAPMHWRRCSVSVAVSNGFIYVMGGRLGVSPLNIVERYDPNANEWTIIQPMNEERQDASATTLNGKIYICGGSNGAQTTSTAECYDPLTGEWTLIAPMRTRRRGLGVAAYQGNIYAVGGTNGVHAVRSMEAYDPATNQWHAAPPMRQQRSYFGIAVVDGLLFVMGGSDGFEVTAKVECYDAEKGSWYRAQDMITPKRNFSCCTVPAHPRFVQYAAPRPPAPICLPGNHVLNK from the exons atgtcctgtggacatttgttgctcaATGGCTTATGTCTAAG ggctctgttcgccaCTGGCTGGAGTGACTCAGGAAAGtgggagtaccaactcccaggcatttccccagaaacactgaggcaggtcatagagtacgcctacacgtactctgtggtcatcacagctgacaatgtggagaacctcctggtagctgctgattatctcagtgtcttgggcatcgtgcagcgctgcagtgatttcctgcatgagcagctctgcctcaacaactgcattggccttcttaaaatcgccgatgtctactgcgtaaacgagctgcaccagtctgcattcaacttcatcttgaaaaatttcaaggaggttgccatcagctcaaacgagttcccagaactaagtcttgaacaactttctgacatcatagagcaggatgagcttaatgtcagagaagaggatgtggtgtttgaggccatcctccgttggatcgagcacgagcctgccacccgagaggcccacatttcagtcctattgcccaag attcggatggctcgtatggatccggagtACTTCATGAAAATCGTCAAAGCTAACGATCTGGTGAAGGGcaatgcggcgtgcaggccaattatcaGTGATGTACTGAAGATGATATATGATCTCGACGATGAAAGTCCACGAtctgactttgaaaggccaCTGATTCGCCCGCGCCTACCCGCTGACATTTTattggccattggtggctggAATTTCCGCACAACCAATTGGACTGAAGCCTATGACACCCGGGCTGACCACTGGGTCGATATAACACAGGGGCAGGAGACTCGCCAGTCCGGCCatggcagtgtgtgtttaaatggcttcgtgtattgttttgggggttaTGATGGCCATAATTTCACCGATGCTGTGCGCAGATTTGACCCCGTCGCACggacatggcagcacatggccCCGATGCACTGGCGCCGCTGTAGTGTCAGCGTGGCCGTAAGTAACGGCTTCATCTATGTGATGGGTGGCCGTTTAGGCGTGTCGCCTCTGAATATCGTAGAGCGATATGACCCAAATGCCAACGAGTGGACCATCATCCAGCCCATGAACGAggagcgacaggatgccagtgccaccaccctgaatggaaag atatatatttgtgggggtagcaatggagctcagaccacttccactgcggagtgctatgatcctctcacgggcgaatggaccttgatcgctcccatgcgcactcgccgacgtggccttggagttgcggcatatcagggaaacatctatgcg GTGGGCGGTACCAACGGGGTTCATGCAGTGCGGAGTATGGAGGCTTATGACCCTGCAACTAACCAGTGGCACGCTGCGCCTCCCATGAGACAACAAAGGAGCTAtttcggcatcgcagtggtggacggcttgctgtttgTAATGGGAGGCTCCGATGGGTTCGAAGTCACTGCAAAGGTGGAATGTTATGatgcagagaaaggcagctggtaccgtgcgcaggacatgattacgcctaagaggaacttcagctgctgcacagtgcctgcgcacccccgcttcgtacagtacgctgcacctcgcccacctgcccccatctgcctgcctg GTAACCACGTGCTCAACAAGTAG